In Oryzias melastigma strain HK-1 linkage group LG10, ASM292280v2, whole genome shotgun sequence, a single window of DNA contains:
- the LOC112139730 gene encoding transmembrane protein 144: MPLVERASLLLTAAVALMVSCGSAEDSIGEERVLEPCPNDGVNVFNQSSNSSTFLYGLSANIAAVLLFGSCTVPIKRIETGDGMFFYWVSCAAIWIVSKVGDLMLSSPRFYPLAMLGGAIWATGNIAVVTIIKSIGLGLGILIWGSFSLLMGWTSSRFGWFWIVPQQVSRPILNYCGAGLCLLSGLIFFFVKSDVALCSESESVPLLIDRKSTSGNFGRRASQFWIDALRPQSRRFMGCVLAVMVGLLYGSCFIPILYIMSHSPCPDSVYYGASIFAMDYVYAQNCGIFLTSTVYFVIYCAVRSNKPRVYSRAILPGFMSGLMWSVGTYCWFLANNYLSPVITYPIVTAGYGLVAALWGSLVFKEIKGVVNCSIFFLASCVVLAGSLLTALSKLL, from the exons ATGCCCCTCGTAGAACGCGCCTCTCTGCTCTTAACGGCCGCCGTCGCGCTGATGGTGAGCTGCGGCAGCGCTGAAG ACTCGATAGGAGAAGAGAGAGTCCTTGAGCCCTGTCCGAATGACGGCGTGAATGTCTTCAACCAGTCCTCCAACAGCTCCACCTTCCTGTACGGCCTGAGTGCCAACATCGCTGCGGTGCTGCTGTTTGGCAGCTGCACCGTTCCCATTAAGAGGATAGAGACCGGGGATG GAATGTTCTTCTACTGGGTAAGCTGTGCTGCCATTTGGATCGTGTCCAAGGTAGGGGACTTGATGCTGAGTTCACCCCGATTCTACCCTCTGGCCATGCTGGGAGGAGCGATTTGGGCCACAG GAAATATTGCAGTTGTAACTATCATCAAATCAATCGGCCTTGGTCTTGGGATTTTAATCTGGGGGTCCTTCAGCTTGCTGATGGGTTGGACGAGTTCAAG GTTTGGCTGGTTTTGGATTGTTCCTCAGCAAGTGTCCCGGCCAATTCTGAATTACTGTGGGGCTGGTCTGTGTTTGCTCAG TGGcctgattttcttctttgtgaagTCTGATGTGGCGTTGTGTTCCGAATCGGAATCTGTGCCGTTGCTGATTGACAGA AAAAGCACTTCTGGCAATTTTGGAAGGCGCGCCTCTCAGTTCTGGATAGATGCCCTCAGACCACAGAGTCGGAGATTCAT GGGCTGTGTACTGGCAGTTATGGTGGGTCTGCTGTACGGCTCCTGTTTTATCCCCATTCTCTACATAATGAGCCACTCGCCCTGCCCAGACAGCGTCTACTATGGAGCCAGCATCTTCG CTATGGATTATGTGTACGCACAGAACTGTGGGATCTTCCTCACCAGCACCGTCTACTTCGTCATCTACTGTGCTGTCAGGAGCAACAAGCCCAGAGTTTATTCCAGGGCCATCCTGCCAG GGTTCATgtctggactgatgtggtcggTTGGCACATACTGCTGGTTCTTGGCCAACAACTATCTGAGTCCTGTCATCACATATCCAATTGTAACTGCA GGCTATGGTCTGGTTGCAGCTCTGTGGGGATCTTTGGTGTTTAAAGAGATTAAG GGAGTTGTGAACTGTTCCATCTTCTTCTTGGCATCATGCGTAGTGTTGGCTGGCTCCCTGCTCACCGCTTTGTCGAAGCTTTTATAA